A genome region from Halichondria panicea chromosome 15, odHalPani1.1, whole genome shotgun sequence includes the following:
- the LOC135348761 gene encoding zonadhesin-like isoform X2 yields the protein MVTRGYLLRVALLAVLLMVTSTTVSGEFILTVNLVDYTNPTGLCAECHHALTIPVCCDELPFNSGNCDNTGDERCDTRFRWTLRPFGATLETRPSMGYFFTNCPMSSSTCPFSEMSTAFGQGPTALLGVAPNPLPVSRTDFTMWTGQIQFFIEAVDSGLPNIIDSLLIDLDNLQLGAGFTEEMTFTGYHNISHITMSFRVECSPGFCGPDCTTTPKNNPRVVTCQADGILTCTDNRLDSSSLEPCNNCLYNLDITTDCSTCLDDNYDPTTNCKLCLLEFYDLQTNCIQCLPNRDPSTNCTQCLPGWEITLDCTSCLLNRDPSTSCTQCLPGWDTTKACTSCLPNRDPSTDCTQCLPNRDLSTDCTQCLPGWEITLDCTSCLLNRDPSTSCTQCLPGWDTTKACTSCLPNRDPSTDCTQCLPNRDLSTDCTQCLPGWEITSGCTSCLLNRDPSTSCTQCLPGWDTTKACTSCLPNRDPSTDCTQCLPNRDLSTDCTQCLPGWEITSGCTSCLLNRDPSTDCTQCLPNRDLSTDCTECLPGWESTSDCTSCLPNRDLSTDCTQCLPGWEITLDCTSCLLNRDPFADCTQCLSNRDLSTDCTQCLPGWEITSDCTSCLLNRDPSTDCTQCLPGWDITSDCTSCLPNRDPSTDCTQCLPNRDSLTNCTLCLFNRDLSTNCTQCLPNRDPATNCTLCLPGWDTTTNCTSCLPNRDPSTNCTQCLPNRDPSANCTQCLPNRDLVTNCTQCLPGWDITSDCISCLPNRDPSTNCTQCLPGWDITSDCISCLPSRDPLANCTQCLPNRDLVTNCAQCLPGWDIASDCISCLPSRDPLANCTQCLPNRDSSTNCTQCLPNRDLVTNCTQCLPGWDITSDCISCLHNRDPSTNCTQCLPGWDITLDCTSCLPNRDPVTNCSLCLQPDSFTDTDCGVCALPGGDPATLCQTCLATNFDPNTNCSECIGNRDLSSSCSTCLPGYNSNHDCAVCLSEPNISTRCTTCLAGFTESNCEPVTPTASSVGGIAGGVGGALFLVIIVLVIIVCVLVCKVRRRGHVRFVSDEGAAYTAYDDAGTRNGSSAEQKFRNLKYDPGLEMNSMTGKGSSDDCAFTNLPYETSNLHTENKYSQLCYPSFRSPSKTGTNNLTSTLERPIYDTASYPDDSQPSEGPHVYDTADHTHRPPPTNPQDEDYSKLHQPPVANVTPQPTSLADYDTATFIEQPVYDKVFPAPGDSISKKGTRHPLKSAGAYEEIEDEDFCGRDEYDTTYPPPAVIPSVNAYSKVGKHEAELPAYDVANNHHSKQVQPKAPPPNGSMYDTTYPPPAVIPSVNAYSKVGKHEAELPAYDVANNHHPKQVQPKAPPPNGSMYDTANHPHPPVIPSVNAYSKVGKHDAELPAYDVANNHHSKQVQPKAPPPNGSLYDTANYPQEQVTQPEHDCTKTSNFLPTSIKKETSQRTYDYVDANEFLSASSSVKHSYDYVDNPIDSTNALPPALAPLASSVYTNTTPGKITVEAESHYDLGQ from the exons ATGGTTACCAGAGGATACTTGTTACGTGTTGCACTACTCGCAGTTCTACTGATGGTCACATCAACAACT GTAAGTGGTGAATTTATTCTCACTGTCAACTTGGtcgactataccaacccaacCGGACTGTGTGCTGAATGTCATCATGCACTGACAATACCAGTGTGCTGTGATGAACTACCATTCAACTCAGGCAACTGTGACAACACAGGAGATGAGAGATGTGACACTAGGTTCCGTTGGACCCTCAGACCATTCGGTGCTACACTAGAGACAAGACCCAGCATGGGGTACTTCTTCACAAACTGTCCAATGTCCTCCAGCACTTGCCCATTCAGTGAAATGAGTACAGCATTCGGTCAAGGTCCAACAGCACTACTGGGGGTAGCACCCAATCCTCTACCTGTTTCAAGAACAGATTTTACTATGTGGACG GGACAAATACAGTTCTTTATAGAAGCCGTGGACAGCGGACTTCCAAACATAATAGACAGTCTGTTGATTGACCTGGACAACCTCCAACTTGGAGCAGGCTTCACAGAGGAGATGACATTCACTGGATACCACAACATATCTCACATTACCATGAGTTTCAGAGTTGAGTGCTCTCCTGGTTTCTGTGGACCTGACTGTACCACCACACCTAAGAACAATCCACGAGTGGTGACATGTCAAGCTGATGGCATTCTAACGTGTACTGATAACCGATTAGACTCTTCATCACTAGAACCCTGCAACAACTGCCTCTACAACCTAGATATTACTACAGACTGTTCTACATGTTTGGATGACAACTATGACCCAACCACTAACTGCAAATTATGTTTGTTGGAATTCTACGATCTACAGACAAACTGTATAcagtgcctacccaacagagatccctctacaaACTGTACCCAGTGCCTACCAGGCTGGGAAATCACCTTGGACTGTACTAGTTGCCTActcaacagagatccctctaccagctgcacccagtgtctaccAGGCTGGGACACCACCAAGGCCTGTACTagttgcctacccaacagagatccctctaccgactgtacccagtgcctacccaacagagatctcTCTACTGACTGTACCCAGTGCCTACCAGGCTGGGAAATCACCTTGGACTGTACTAGTTGCCTActcaacagagatccctctaccagctgcacccagtgtctaccAGGCTGGGACACCACCAAGGCCTGTACTagttgcctacccaacagagatccctctaccgactgtacccagtgcctacccaacagagatctcTCTACTGACTGTACCCAGTGCCTACCAGGCTGGGAAATCACCTCGGGCTGCACTAGTTGCCTActcaacagagatccctctaccagctgcacccagtgtctaccAGGCTGGGACACCACCAAGGCCTGTACTagttgcctacccaacagagatccctctaccgactgtacccagtgcctacccaacagagatctcTCTACTGACTGTACCCAGTGCCTACCAGGCTGGGAAATCACCTCGGGCTGCACTAGTTGCCTActcaacagagatccctctaccgactgtacccagtgcctacccaacagagatctcTCTACCGACTGTACCGAGTGCCTACCAGGCTGGGAAAGCACCTCGGACTGTACTagttgcctacccaacagagatctcTCTACCGACTGTACCCAGTGCCTGCCAGGCTGGGAAATCACCTTGGACTGTACTAGTTGCCTACTCAACAGAGATCCCTTTGCTGACTGTACCCAGTGCCTATCCAACAGAGATCTCTCTACCGACTGTACCCAGTGCCTACCAGGCTGGGAAATCACCTCGGACTGTACTAGTTGCCTActcaacagagatccctctaccgactgcacccagtgtctaccAGGCTGGGACATCACCTCGGACTGTACTagttgcctacccaacagagatccctctaccgaCTGTacccagtgtctacccaacagagattcCCTGACTAACTGTACCCTGTGCCTATTCAACAGAGATctctctaccaactgcacccagtgtctacccaacagagatcccgcTACCAACTGCACCCTGTGTCTACCAGGCTGGGACACCACCACGAACTGTACTagttgcctacccaacagagatccctctaccaactgcacccagtgcctacccaacagagatccctctgcCAACTGTacccagtgcctacccaacagagacctagtcacaaattgcacccagtgtctaccAGGCTGGGACATCACCTCGGACTGTATTagttgcctacccaacagagatccctctaccaactgcacccagtgcctaCCAGGCTGGGACATCACCTCGGACTGTATTAGTTGCCTACCCAGCAGAGATCCCCTGGCTAACTGTacccagtgcctacccaacagagacctAGTCACAAACTGCGCTCAATGTCTACCAGGCTGGGACATCGCCTCGGACTGTATTAGTTGCCTACCCAGCAGAGATCCCCTGGCTAACTGTacccagtgcctacccaacagagattcctctaccaactgtacccagtgcctacccaacagagacctagtcacaaactgcacccagtgtTTACCAGGCTGGGACATCACCTCGGACTGTATTAGTTGCCTAcacaacagagatccctctaccaactgcacccagtgttTACCAGGCTGGGATATCACCTTGGACTGTACTagttgcctacccaacagagacccAGTCACCAACTGCTCCCTCTGCCTACAACCAGACAGCTTCACTGATACAGACTGCGGTGTGTGTGCTCTACCAGGAGGGGACCCAGCAACACTCTGTCAAACATGTTTAGCCACTAACTTTGACCCTAATACAAATTGCTCTGAGTGCATAGGCAATCGTGATCTCAGCTCCAGCTGCTCTACTTGTCTGCCTGGATATAATAGTAACCATGACTGTGCAGTATGTCTTTCTGAACCCAACATATCCACAAGATGTACCACCTGTCTGGCTGGATTCACTGAAAGTAACTGTGAACCTG TTACACCAACAGCCTCTTCTGTGGGTGGTATAGctggtggagtgggtggagctctcTTCCTGGTGATCATCGTCTTGGTaatcattgtgtgtgtgcttgtgtgtaaaGTTCGGAGAAGAGGTCACGTAAGGTTTGTTTCAG ATGAAGGAGCAGCTTATACTGCTTATGATGATGCTGGAACTAGAAATGGATCCTCAGCAGAACAGAAGTTTCGGAATCTGAAATATGACCCTGGATTGGAAATGAATTCTATGACTGGAAAAGGGTCATCAGATGATTGTGCGTTTACTAATTTACCGTACGAGACCTCGAACTTGCACACAGAAAATAAATACTCTCAATTATGTTACCCTAGTTTCAGATCGCCCTCAAAAACAGGCACTAACAATCTCACGTCTACTCTCGAGAGACCAATATACGACACAGCCAGCTATCCTGATGACAGCCAGCCAAGTGAAGGCCCACATGTTTACGACACAGCTGATCATACTCATCGACCACCTCCTACCAACCCACAGGATGAAGACTATTCTAAATTGCATCAACCTCCGGTAGCTAACGTAACACCTCAACCAACTTCTCTGGCTGACTATGACACAGCCACATTTATTGAGCAGCCGGTTTATGACAAAGTATTCCCTGCTCCGGGTGATTCAATTTCTAAGAAGGGGACCAGGCATCCATTAAAGTCTGCTGGAGCTTATGAAGAGATTGAAGATGAGGATTTCTGTGGGAGAGACGAGTACGATACAACTTACCCCCCTCCTGCAGTTATACCTAGTGTTAATGCATACTCGAAAGTGGGTAAGCATGAAGCTGAGCTTCCTGCATACGATGTAGCAAATAATCATCACTCGAAACAGGTACAGCCTAAAGCTCCACCTCCTAATGGAAGCATGTACGATACAACTTACCCCCCTCCTGCAGTTATACCTAGTGTTAATGCATACTCGAAAGTGGGTAAGCATGAAGCTGAGCTTCCTGCATACGATGTAGCAAATAATCATCACCCGAAACAGGTACAGCCTAAAGCTCCACCTCCTAACGGAAGCATGTACGATACTGCCAATCATCCCCATCCTCCGGTTATACCTAGTGTTAATGCATACTCGAAAGTGGGTAAGCATGATGCTGAGCTTCCTGCATACGATGTAGCAAATAATCATCATTCGAAACAGGTACAGCCTAAAGCTCCACCTCCTAACGGAAGTTTGTACGATACTGCCAATTATCCCCAAGAGCAAGTAACTCAACCTGAACATGATTGCACAAAAACTAGCAACTTCCTTCCTACTTCGATAAAAAAGGAAACGTCTCAACGCACTTATGATTATGTAGACGCGAACGAATTCCTTTCTGCTTCCTCCTCTGTCAAACATTCGTATGACTACGTGGACAATCCTATAGATAGTACGAATGCATTGCCCCCTGCATTGGCCCCCCTGGCTAGCTCTGTGTACACGAACACAACACCTGGCAAGATAACAGTTGAGGCCGAGTCTCATTATGACCTAGGGCAGTGA